A stretch of the Rosa rugosa chromosome 5, drRosRugo1.1, whole genome shotgun sequence genome encodes the following:
- the LOC133709878 gene encoding protein Iojap-related, mitochondrial isoform X1: protein MLAALRSRSSSSLLLQQWRLGFPSLHQAFSSSSAAAKEGLLDLQEVETVLSDVKADDVKVIPANKHCEWADFMVLATGRSTWHVKNIAQALIYKSKQKQKGAQRLVLPTVEGQEGGKWIVIDSGKVIVHALDENARAYYNLETLWTTKPSEKEPIQDLEKAFVKVRPKNNSKRKPAQKCV from the exons ATGTTGGCCGCTCTACGCTCCCGATCGTCGTCCTCACTGCTTCTTCAACAATGGAGGCTAGGGTTTCCATCTCTGCACCAagccttctcctcctcctccgccgccgccaaGGAAGGCCTGCTTGATCTCCAGGAGGTCGAGACGGTTCTCAGCGACGTCAAGGCCGACGACGTCAAGGTCATACCGGCGAACAAGCACTGCGAGTGGGCCGATTTCATGGTCCTCGCCACCGGAAGGTCCACCTGGCACGTCAAGAACATCGCCCAAGCCCTAATTTACAAG TCTAAGCAAAAGCAGAAAGGAGCTCAGCGCTTGGTGCTTCCCACTGTTGAAGGGCAAGAGGGAGGAAAGTGGATTGTCATTGACTCTG GGAAAGTGATAGTTCATGCCCTTGATGAGAATGCTAGAGCTTACTACAATTTGGAGACTCTTTGGACAACAAAGCCATCTGAGAAAGAACCAATTCAG GATTTGGAAAAGGCTTTTGTGAAGGTTCGTCCTAAGAACAACTCCAAGAGGAAACCAGCACAGAAATGTGTTTAA
- the LOC133709878 gene encoding protein Iojap-related, mitochondrial isoform X2, with the protein MLAALRSRSSSSLLLQQWRLGFPSLHQAFSSSSAAAKEGLLDLQEVETVLSDVKADDVKVIPANKHCEWADFMVLATGRSTWHVKNIAQALIYKSKQKQKGAQRLVLPTVEGQEGGKWIVIDSGKVIVHALDENARAYYNLETLWTTKPSEKEPIQGI; encoded by the exons ATGTTGGCCGCTCTACGCTCCCGATCGTCGTCCTCACTGCTTCTTCAACAATGGAGGCTAGGGTTTCCATCTCTGCACCAagccttctcctcctcctccgccgccgccaaGGAAGGCCTGCTTGATCTCCAGGAGGTCGAGACGGTTCTCAGCGACGTCAAGGCCGACGACGTCAAGGTCATACCGGCGAACAAGCACTGCGAGTGGGCCGATTTCATGGTCCTCGCCACCGGAAGGTCCACCTGGCACGTCAAGAACATCGCCCAAGCCCTAATTTACAAG TCTAAGCAAAAGCAGAAAGGAGCTCAGCGCTTGGTGCTTCCCACTGTTGAAGGGCAAGAGGGAGGAAAGTGGATTGTCATTGACTCTG GGAAAGTGATAGTTCATGCCCTTGATGAGAATGCTAGAGCTTACTACAATTTGGAGACTCTTTGGACAACAAAGCCATCTGAGAAAGAACCAATTCAG GGCATATAA
- the LOC133708227 gene encoding uncharacterized protein LOC133708227: MPPSPALRSSPGREPRGNQHRRGRSFESGMIVRGKDEDLALFNEMQTREKEDFLLQSDDLEDTFSTKLRQFSDFKLGIAIPTRGESSDLLNAEEEKNDYEWLLTPPDTPLFPSLDDEPPPVTTVQRGRPRSQPISISRSSTMEKSYRSSRGSASPSRLSPSPRSGNSTLQSRGRPSSARNSSPTPSLRPASPSHLATPSRSATSSRPGTPSRRPSTPPSKSPSPAPRSSTPTPRRMSTGSSSTVAPPGRRGTSPVTTSRGNSASPKIKAWQTNIPGFSSDAPPNLRTSLADRPATYVRGSSPASRSGRGSSPASGYRRQSMSPTASRSVSSSHSHDRDPFSSQSKGSIASSGDDDLDSLQSLPVGSLDRSTPKRVSAFSNNRAVAFSKKSAKLVSSSSAPKRSFDSAIRQMDHRKTPQNMFRPLLSSVPSSTFYVGKSSSVHRPLISRNSSVTTSSNASSDIGTSVAPDTEGSDHNQDDMAIESEKVPYSDGHDEVFAFDKMDVVNEGTGHDSHDGSHDVDDIEFTRSSTVECVAADSEDSGHPNIMMEVSQTSEDPHVKGDFSEIDSLEDMELCLKCGCKYYVSNEVEWKIRLCPECSRKDKLLSVLILERDVVPENSSPLSVKNLEEEKPLDAMEPVIVVPGSPQVTHLEKSKNSHGEEKADQGQITYNERIHNGLEENSLAMPFVKGGEDGLSKQQEARSLSVGGGPPNSDTGGQKLYHSNNYSKMRDDISEGTGISILLKRTSSSKGAAFQGRTFTAAAIPYEDLSYARDSSNSMRSSIGHGTFSASSSVDFSPARQTEARVQRQLSGKKSEMETHRQDTNMKPQSIGLSDMEILRHDTSMKHQRVRSSSYGLPNYSHEALGLSSDTIDDEGTVNNGEYDVSDGTHTTSEEHLPTSDCMEADGTTTSTRTTAVEEDEEITVRSTRVDASTSELSSHAANSLLENNTVAMFPNCENCTSNGYSEDLQNNVRSATNIEVSAIDPESSLNEEDIIQNSRVNGVDVEEITNHSSVITVSEIGIERGHHSTSGSSSDDASLESKSTMEEVHEPSIPNLSDSSLTSSIPEINTTNNAHCILEEESTVMVESQGRSRGRSLTLEEATDTILLCSSIVHDLAYQAATIAIEKEQSVPLEGSQPTVTILGKSNPERKESRGRTISRRSVKSQKGRQKRMETDAGPPASKTENDENENENVDESLQQRPVGLPPNKADGMKPPKLESKCNCTIM, encoded by the exons ATGCCTCCTTCTCCGGCATTGAGGTCCTCTCCAGGCCGAGAGCCGAGAGGGAATCAGCATAGACGAGGTAGGAGTTTCGAGAGTGGAATGATTGTGAGAGGGAAAGATGAAGATCTTGCTTTGTTCAACGAAATGCAGACCCGAGAGAAAGAGGATTTCTTGCTTCAGTCGGATGATCTTGAAGACACATTTT CTACGAAATTGAGGCAATTTTCGGATTTCAAGCTGGGAATCGCCATTCCTACTCGGGGGGAGAGCAGTGACTTGCTTAATGcggaagaagagaaaaatgacTACGAGTG GTTATTAACGCCTCCCGACACTCCTCTTTTTCCATCCTTGGATGATGAGCCACCACCAGTTACTACGGTACAGAGGGGGAGACCTCGAAGTCAACCTATTTCTATATCAAGATCATCCACG ATGGAGAAGAGTTACCGAAGCAGCAGGGGTAGTGCTAGTCCCAGTCGCCTAAGCCCATCTCCTCGTTCCGGGAATAGTACATTACAGTCAAGAGGAAGGCCATCATCAGCACGCAACTCCAGTCCTACCCCAAGTCTACGTCCTGCTTCTCCCTCACATCTTGCTACTCCATCACGTTCAGCTACTTCATCACGTCCTGGTACTCCATCACGGAGACCATCTACTCCCCCTAGTAAATCCCCATCCCCTGCTCCAAGGTCTTCTACCCCTACTCCCAGGAGGATGAGCACTGGGTCCAGTAGTACTGTGGCTCCACCGGGGAGAAGGGGGACTTCTCCTGTAACGACAAGTAGAGGGAACTCTGCATCACCGAAAATAAAAGCATGGCAAACAAATATTCCAGGCTTCTCCAGTGATGCACCTCCCAACCTTCGCACTTCTCTTGCTGATCGACCGGCAACATATGTGAGGGGTTCCTCTCCAGCATCTAGAAGTGGGAGGGGTTCCTCACCCGCATCTGGATACAGAAGGCAATCAATGTCTCCAACTGCTTCAAGAAGTGTCAGTTCATCTCATAGTCATGATAGAGACCCGTTTAGTTCTCAGAGCAAAGGTTCTATTGCCTCTTCTGGTGACGATGATCTGGACTCTCTGCAATCTCTTCCTGTGGGCAGTTTAGACAGATCAACTCCGAAAAGAGTTTCAGCTTTCTCAAACAACAGAGCTGTGGCGTTCTCAAAGAAATCGGCCAAACTGGTGTCCTCATCTTCTGCTCCAAAAAGATCTTTTGATTCTGCCATTCGACAAATG GATCATCGGAAAACCCCTCAAAACATGTTCAGGCCACTCTTGTCCAGTGTTCCGAGTAGCACCTTCTATGTTGGAAAATCAAGTTCTGTGCATCGTCCTCTGATTTCCAGGAACTCCTCAGTCACAACTAGCAGCAATGCAAGTTCTGATATAGGTACAAGTGTTGCACCTGATACTGAAGGGAGTGATCACAACCAGGATGATATGGCTATTGAGTCTGAGAAGGTGCCATACTCTGATGGTCATGACGAAGTCTTTGCCTTTGATAAGATGGATGTAGTGAATGAAGGCACTGGGCATGATAGCCATGATGGATCACACGACGTTGATGACATTGAATTCACTAGAAGTTCTACAGTTGAGTGTGTAGCTGCTGATTCTGAAGATTCTGGCCATCCCAATATCATGATGGAAGTCAGTCAAACTTCTGAAGATCCTCATGTTAAGGGTGATTTTTCTGAAATCGATAGTTTAGAAGACATGGAACTTTGTTTGAAATGTGGGTGCAAGTACTATGTTTCTAATGAGGTGGAATGGAAAATTAGACTTTGTCCAGAATGCAGTAGGAAAGATAAACTTCTGAGTGTCCTGATTCTGGAGAGAGATGTAGTTCCTGAAAACTCCTCACCTTTGTCTGTAAAAAatttggaagaagaaaagccTTTAGATGCAATGGAACCAGTGATAGTTGTACCTGGATCTCCACAGGTGACTCATCTGGAGAAATCAAAGAATTCCCATGGTGAAGAGAAGGCTGATCAAGGCCAAATTACCTACAATGAGCGAATCCATAATGGCTTAGAAGAAAATTCTCTTGCAATGCCATTTGTCAAGGGTGGTGAGGATGGGCTTTCCAAGCAGCAAGAGGCGCGCTCATTATCTGTTGGTGGTGGTCCACCTAATAGTGACACTGGCGGTCAGAAATTATATCATTCTAACAACTATTCAAAGATGAGGGATGACATTTCAGAAGGTACAGGCATTTCCATACTGCTGAAGAGGACTAGCAGTAGCAAGGGGGCTGCTTTTCAGGGTAGGACTTTCACAGCCGCTGCCATACCTTATGAGGATCTGTCATATGCTAGAGATAGTTCAAACAGTATGAGAAGCTCCATTGGGCATGGAACTTTCTCTGCTTCATCTTCAGTTGATTTTAGTCCAGCTAGACAAACGGAGGCTCGTGTCCAGCGGCAGTTGAGTGGCAAGAAATCAGAAATGGAAACTCACAGACAGGATACAAACATGAAGCCTCAAAGCATTGGGTTATCAGACATGGAGATTCTTAGACATGATACAAGCATGAAGCACCAAAGAGTTAGGTCATCTTCCTATGGACTTCCAAACTATTCTCATGAAGCGTTGGGTCTTTCTTCAGACACAATTGATGACGAGGGTACTGTTAATAATGGGGAATATGATGTTTCGGATGGTACGCACACAACATCTGAAGAACACTTGCCAACTTCAGACTGTATGGAAGCAGATGGTACCACAACTTCTACCAGAACAACTGCTGTAGAAGAGGATGAGGAAATCACTGTTAGAAGTACAAGAGTTGATGCTTCTACTTCAGAACTGTCGAGCCATGCAGCGAACAGTTTGTTAGAGAACAATACAGTAGCAATGTTTCCCAATTGTGAAAATTGTACTTCAAATGGATACAGTGAAGACTTGCAAAACAACGTGAGGAGTGCCACAAATATAGAAGTATCAGCTATAGATCCTGAGTCTTCATTGAACGAGGAAGATATCATCCAAAACAGTAGGGTTAATGGAGTGGATGTTGAAGAGATCACTAATCACAGCTCTGTGATTACAGTATCTGAAATAGGAATTGAAAGGGGTCATCACAGCACCTCTGGTTCCAGTAGCGATGATGCTTCACTTGAATCAAAGAGTACCATGGAGGAGGTTCACGAGCCTTCAATTCCAAATCTTTCTGACAGTAGTCTGACATCTTCTATTCCAGAGATCAACACCACCAATAATGCACATTGCATCCTAG AAGAGGAATCAACAGTAATGGTAGAGTCTCAAGGCCGAAGCAGGGGAAGAAGCCTTACACTAGAAGAGGCAACTGATACGATACTCTTATGCAGCTCCATTGTCCATGATCTGGCCTACCAGGCTGCAACAATAGCAATAGAAAAGGAGCAGTCAGTACCATTAGAAGGTTCACAGCCTACAGTTACAATATTGGGGAAATCCAATCCCGAGAGAAAGGAATCACGTGGCAGAACCATCAGTAGACGCTCTGTAAAATCTCAGAAGGGTAGGCAAAAGCGGATGGAAACAGATGCAGGACCCCCTGCAAGTAAGACTGAGAATGAcgagaatgagaatgagaatgtTGATGAGTCTTTGCAACAACGCCCTGTAGGGCTTCCTCCTAACAAGGCAGACGGCATGAAGCCCCCAAAGCTGGAGTCCAAGTGCAACTGCACGATAATGTGA
- the LOC133710397 gene encoding ATP-dependent DNA helicase Q-like 5, which translates to MESDSDSDGSHISATPPRPKPTLISRPRSSQSNSKAKKLFSEPPAPARPDPSPLLSSDLPFQILRRPPGQTLAIPTVDSFVTPGYFSKSAPSFSKNRRVSIDFDPDTYDPPSTFSPPNPKPQPEAGISGSNYSAADWVPPPPEPKVEVANRSGVSAKIVKKNVNLIRGNAPLPPVKLKGGAEGNFVKLNLNGRKRKFLNKGRRGSTSSSGRRKFYRKGKRKLTAQDGNEGDEDGSVTEAIAEQQIRSQEDSKRAKKFNLEAFEEAVAAARSEPSDENLVKLLRLTYGYDSFRDGQLEAIKMVLAGDSTMVVLPTGAGKSLCYQLPAVILPGVTLVVSPLIALMIDQLKQLPHMIRGGLLCSSQTLEEVSGTIRLVQEGGIKVLFVSPERFLNGEFLSIFSATPISLVVVDEAHCVSEWSHNFRPSYMRLRASMLRAKLNVNCILAMTATATATTLSSVMSALEIPPNNLIQKANLRDNLQLSVSSSGNRMKDLLKLIKSTSFKDVQSIIIYCKFQFETEMISRYLCDNNINAKSYHSGIPSKDRTRVQELFFTNKIRVVVATVAFGMGLDKRDIGSVIHYTLPESLEEYVQEIGRAGRDGRSSYCHLYFDDNTYYKLRSLMYSDGVDEYVVNKFLCQVFTSDENLKGKIYSLVKETASRKFDMKEEVMLTILTQLELGEVQYLHLLPEINVTCILNFHKTSPVLLAEKDVLIAAILKKSETKHGQCVFDIPTIANSIGVTTTILTNHLQNLKLKGEVTYEVKDQAYCYTIVEVPADLCSLSAQLTKWLSEVESCKVRKLDAMFNAAVSAVNNCEKMEGCSDAQQTLCLQRKILEYFSEDNVDVPNKMGKSSPFLQADIKVFLRSNSQAKFTPRAVARIMHGIPSPAYASAFWSKTHFWGRYTHIDFQAVMEAAKAELINFVRKDAV; encoded by the exons ATGGAGTCCGATTCAGACTCAGACGGCTCTCACATCTCGGCCACTCCGCCGCGGCCAAAGCCCACCCTTATCTCCAGACCTAGGTCCTCTCAATCCAACTCAAAAGCCAAAAAGCTCTTCTCCGAACCCCCGGCCCCCGCCAGACCCGACCCGTCTCCTCTTCTCTCCTCCGATTTACCTTTCCAGATACTCCGCCGCCCGCCCGGTCAAACCCTCGCTATCCCGACCGTCGATTCCTTCGTCACTCCCGGCTACTTCTCCAAATCGGCGCCGTCGTTCTCGAAAAACCGACGTGTCAGCATCGATTTCGATCCGGACACATACGACCCGCCGTCTACTTTCTCACCGCCGAATCCAAAGCCTCAGCCGGAGGCTGGTATCTCTGGATCTAACTATTCTGCCGCCGATTGGGTACCGCCGCCGCCGGAGCCCAAAGTTGAAGTTGCTAACAGGTCTGGGGTTTCAGCCAAAATTGTGAAGAAAAACGTCAATCTGATTCGAGGTAATGCTCCTTTGCCGCCGGTGAAGCTCAAAGGAGGAGCCGAAGGGAACTTTGTGAAGCTCAACCTGAACGGAAGGAAGCGCAAGTTTCTGAACAAGGGGAGAAGAGGAAGTACCAGTTCCTCAGGTCGTCGGAAATTTTACCGGAAAGGTAAAAGAAAATTGACAGCGCAAGATGGaaatgaaggagatgaagatggCTCGGTTACAGAGGCAATTGCAGAGCAACAGATTCGGAGCCAGGAGGACAGTAAAAGAGCCAAGAAATTCAACCTGGAAGCGTTTGAAGAGGCGGTTGCGGCGGCTCGGAGTGAGCCGTCGGATGAGAACTTGGTGAAGCTGTTGAGGCTGACATATGGCTATGATTCGTTCCGAGATGGGCAGCTGGAGGCAATCAAGATGGTGCTGGCCGGAGATTCGACCATGGTTGTTCTGCCGACGGGTGCCGGCAAGTCTTTGTGTTATCAGTTGCCTGCTGTGATTTTACCTGGGGTGACTTTGGTTGTTAGTCCATTGATTGCATTGATGATTGACCAGCTCAAGCAGCTTCCTCATATGATTCGTGGTGGTCTTCTTTGTAGTAGTCAG ACACTGGAAGAAGTTTCCGGGACGATTAGGCTGGTTCAAGAAGGGGGCATAAAA GTGCTTTTCGTCTCCCCAGAGAGATTCTTGAATGGAGAATTCCTGTCTATATTTTCTGCCACTCCTATATCTCTTGTTGTGGTGGATGAAGCTCATTGTGTATCTGAATG GTCACACAATTTTCGGCCATCATACATGAGGCTCAGAGCTTCTATGCTTCGTGCGAAGCTCAATGTGAACTGCATTCTTGCAATGACAGCTACTGCCACAGCCACAACTTTGAGTTCTGTCATGTCAGCTTTAGAGATTCCTCCAAACAATCTCATTCAAAAAGCCAACCTAAGGGATAATTTACAACTATCAGTGTCATCAAGTGGAAATAG AATGAAAGATCTGCTGAAGTTGATCAAGTCTACTTCCTTTAAGGATGTTCAGAGCATCATTATCTACTGCAAATTTCAG TTTGAAACAGAAATGATAAGCAGATACTTATGTGACAACAATATCAATGCAAAG AGTTACCACAGTGGTATCCCTTCAAAAGATCGTACGCGTGTGCAGGAGTTATTTTTTACTAACAAAATTAGAGTG GTTGTTGCGACTGTGGCCTTTGGCATGGGCCTTGACAAGAGGGATATTGGCTCT GTGATTCATTACACCTTACCAGAAAGCTTGGAGGAATATGTTCAG GAAATCGGACGAGCTGGACGGGATGGAAGGTCATCCTATTGCCATCTTTATTTTGATGACAACACATATTACAAACTTCGAAGTCTTATGTATAG TGATGGAGTGGATGAATATGTGGTAAACAAATTCCTCTGCCAAGTATTCACCAGTGATGAGAACTTGAAGGGAAAAATTTATTCGTTGGTTAAAGAAACTGCATCCCGCAAGTTTGATATGAAAGAAGAG GTGATGCTCACAATTCTAACGCAGTTGGAGTTGGGTGAAGTGCAGTATTTGCATTTACTTCCAGAGATAAATGTAACATGCATTTTGAATTTTCATAAG ACTTCCCCAGTTTTGCTTGCTGAAAAGGATGTTCTTATTGCAGCAATTCTGAAGAA GTCTGAGACTAAGCATGGACAATGTGTGTTTGACATACCGACTATAGCAAATAGCATTGGAGTTACAACTACCATCCTAACAAACCATTTACAGAATTTAAAG TTGAAAGGAGAAGTAACATATGAAGTGAAGGACCAAGCCTACTGTTATACAATTGTGGAGGTCCCTGCAGATCTTTGTTCTCTATCAGCACAGCTTACAAAATGGCTATCAGAGGTTGAAAGTTGTAAG GTGCGGAAGTTGGATGCAATGTTTAATGCGGCAGTCTCTGCTGTTAATAACTGTGAGAAGATGGAAGGTTGTTCTGATGCCCAGCAAACACTATGTTTGCAAAGGAAGATTTTGGAGTATTTCAGTGAAGATAATGTTGATGTCCCTAATAAGATGGGTAAAAGCAG CCCATTTTTGCAAGCAGATATAAAA GTCTTTCTACGGAGCAATTCACAGGCCAAATTCACCCCCAGAGCTGTTGCAAGGATCATGCATGGCATTCCAAGTCCAGCATATGCTTCTGCATTTTGGTCTAAAACTCACTTCTG GGGAAGATATACGCATATAGACTTCCAGGCGGTAATGGAAGCAGCAAAGGCGGAATTGATCAATTTTGTGAGGAAGGATGCAGTCTAG
- the LOC133709924 gene encoding uncharacterized protein LOC133709924 — translation MGEVAAASSSSSTSIFTNYPLLSSLIAFATAQLIKLFTTWYKERRWDIKQLIGSGGMPSSHSATVTAIAAAIGFQEGVGGSLFAIALILACVVMYDATGVRLQAGRQAEVLNQIVYELPSEHPLAESRPLRELLGHTPPQVIAGGILGIVTATIGHFIILTASHT, via the exons ATGGGTGAGGTGGCGGCAGCTTCATCGTCTTCGTCGACTTCAATCTTCACCAACTaccctcttctctcttctctaatCGCTTTCGCAACAGCCCAGCTCATCAAGCTCTTCACCACCTG GTACAAGGAAAGAAGATGGGATATTAAGCAACTTATTGGATCCGGCGGAATGCCATCATCTCATTCTGCGACTGTTACTGCTATTGCTGCAGCCATTGGGTTTCAAGAGGGTGTTGGTGGATCACTTTTTGCAATTGCACTGATCTTAGCATGCGTC GTGATGTATGATGCAACTGGTGTAAGATTACAGGCTGGACGCCAAGCAGAG GTTCTGAATCAAATTGTGTATGAACTTCCTTCTGAGCATCCTCTGGCTGAGAGCAGACCACTGCGTGAACTTCTTGGCCACACACCCCCTCAG GTTATTGCTGGTGGAATTCTTGGAATTGTCACAGCGACCATTGGCCATTTTATAATCTTGACTGCTAGTCATACGTGA